GACGGCAACCGTTATGTGGTATAGGGGTGACGTCCCTTATCGCCGTTATCTCCAGTCCGGCGGCGGATAGAGCTCTGATCGCTGCCTCGCGGCCCGCGCCGGGGCCTTTGACCCTGACCTCTACGCTTCTCATTCCGTGCTCCATAGCGGTTCTGGCCGCCGCCTCCGCCGCCTGTTGTGCCGCATACGGCGTGCTCTTACGGGATCCGGAAAAGCCTACAGTTCCGGCGCTCGCCCAGCAGATCGTGTTCCCCTCGGGATCGGTGATCGTCACTATGGTATTATTGAAGGTGGCCTGCACATGGGCGATCCCAAACGGGATGTTTTTCCTCTCGCTACGTCGAACCGTCGTTCTTCTTCCTCTGCCCCTTCTCAACTTCTCATCTCCTCCTTAATGTCCTTTTCGAGCGGCCTCTTTGGCCTTCCTTCCGACGCCTATCGTTTTCTTAGGACCCTTTCTGGTCCTGGCGTTCGTCTTCGTCCTCTGCCCTCTCACCGGCAGACCCATACGGTGTCTAAGCCCGCGGTAGCATCCTATGCTCATGAGCCTCTGTATGTTCTGCTGGATCTCCCTGCGCAAATCGCCTTCGACCCTATAGTTTCGATCTATCTCGGAACGGATCCTGCTTATCTCATCATCCGTCAGCTCTCCCATGCGTTTATATGGGTTAACCCTCGTAGCTTTGAGGATATTAAAGGATGAGGTTCTGCCTATACCGAAGATATAGGTCAAGGCAACCCACGCCTGTTTCTCATTCGGCAGCTCCACACCGGCTATTCTCGCCATTCTATCACCCCTGTCTCTGCTTATGCCTAGGGTTTTCGCATATGACACGGACTACACCGTGTCGCTTTATTATCTTGCACTTATCGCATATCTTCTTCACGGATGCTCTCACCTTCACCTCGGATCTCCTCCTCTCTCAGTTTCAAGGGACAAACATCCCCTTTACCCCAATTCTCTCTCCAACCGGGGGCGAATAGAATCCAATTCGAACTCATTTGCGATAGATTATCCTCCCCCGGGTCAGGTCATATGGGGAGAGTTCGACTATCACCCTATCCCCCGGCAGGATGCGGATATAATGCATGCGCATCTTGCCGGAGATATGGGCTAAGATTCTATGTCCGTTATCAAGTTCCACCCTGAAGGTGGCGTTAGGCAGCGGCTCTATGACCGTGCCCTCCACCTCTATCTTACCCTTCTTCTTTCTCATAGTCGGCTTTCTCTCCTTCGAGGAGGCCCGTTATCTGACGGAAAACGCCATCGACATCCTGGCTTCCATCTATCTTATGGAGTTTCCCTTTACCCTCATAGTATTCGATCAGCGGAGCGGTTTGCCCCTTGTACACCTGAAGCCTTCTAGCTATGGCCCCGGGTTTATCGTCATCTCTCTGATATAACTCTCCGCCGCATACGTCACACACCC
This portion of the Candidatus Poribacteria bacterium genome encodes:
- the rpmJ gene encoding 50S ribosomal protein L36, yielding MKVRASVKKICDKCKIIKRHGVVRVICENPRHKQRQG
- the infA gene encoding translation initiation factor IF-1 is translated as MRKKKGKIEVEGTVIEPLPNATFRVELDNGHRILAHISGKMRMHYIRILPGDRVIVELSPYDLTRGRIIYRK
- the rpsK gene encoding 30S ribosomal protein S11 yields the protein MRRGRGRRTTVRRSERKNIPFGIAHVQATFNNTIVTITDPEGNTICWASAGTVGFSGSRKSTPYAAQQAAEAAARTAMEHGMRSVEVRVKGPGAGREAAIRALSAAGLEITAIRDVTPIPHNGCRPPKKRRV
- the rpsM gene encoding 30S ribosomal protein S13; translation: MARIAGVELPNEKQAWVALTYIFGIGRTSSFNILKATRVNPYKRMGELTDDEISRIRSEIDRNYRVEGDLRREIQQNIQRLMSIGCYRGLRHRMGLPVRGQRTKTNARTRKGPKKTIGVGRKAKEAARKGH